Part of the Spirochaetaceae bacterium genome is shown below.
GCCCGTAAAGTTACCCCAAACGAGGGATAAATAAAACGCGCCCCGTTCTCTTTAGCTTGTTGCAGCAAATGAATTATCGCTTCGGGGTTGTCGGTAATAAAAGGTAAAATGGGCATCATTAAAATGCCGGCATAAAGGCCTTCGCCGGTTAAAGTTTTTAAAGCCGCCAAACGCCGGCTGGGTGATGGAGCGTGCGGCTCGATGAGGCCGGCCAGCTTATCACTTACGGTGGTAAGGGTTAATTTGATGATGACAGGGGCTTTACTTTGTATATCTTTTAAGACGCTTACATCACGGCTAATTAAATCGCTTTTAGTAGCAATGGCTACTCCAAAACCGTAGGCATTAATGAGTTCGAGGGCATTTTGGGTTAGCTTTAACTCTTTTTCGTAGGGGTTGTAAGGGTCGCTCATTGCTCCGGTAGCAATAACGCCCACTTTGCGCTTTTTTAAAAGGTCGGCTCGGATAATACACAGGGCATCGTGCTTGGCCCGTATTTTTTCAAAGTTTTCTATTTTGTAGCAAAGGCTGCGGCTATCGCAGTAGATACAACCAAAGGAGCAGCCGCGATAGATATTCATGTTATAATGAACGCCAAACCAAGCAGGTGAGGGGCTATTATTCACAATCGTTTTAGCCGGGATATAATCCATTAACTTAGGCTTATTTGGCTGCTATCTAAACAATTTAGGCCATAACCGGCCAATTTTTTGATAAAATTTAGGCTTTCGTCCTCAAAGCCGGCGACAGGCGAACTACAGTTGCTAATTAAAGTAAAATGAGGCAGCTTCTCCGGCGGGGCGTAAGCGATAATATCTTCGATAGTAGCGCGTACGCAATGCGATAAAGCCTCACCGGCGATGTAAACTTTATCGTAACGACAAAGTTTATCGAGCAATGGTT
Proteins encoded:
- a CDS encoding radical SAM protein, with protein sequence MDYIPAKTIVNNSPSPAWFGVHYNMNIYRGCSFGCIYCDSRSLCYKIENFEKIRAKHDALCIIRADLLKKRKVGVIATGAMSDPYNPYEKELKLTQNALELINAYGFGVAIATKSDLISRDVSVLKDIQSKAPVIIKLTLTTVSDKLAGLIEPHAPSPSRRLAALKTLTGEGLYAGILMMPILPFITDNPEAIIHLLQQAKENGARFIYPSFGVTLRAGNRDYFYQKLDERFSGLKQKYINRYGQRYSCQAPNSKKLWQIFSEECQRLGLYFKMADIITDYKQAYRKRQLSLFVEEL